CGACCAACAACATTTTCTTTTGCTCTCCACAAGCCGCTTTTTGCACATGCCTGCCAATAGATAAACAAGTAACCAATTAGATATGAAGCTGGTATAAGAAGCGGCAAAAGATATCGCTTCTTTTTTTCAGGCATGGCTGATAGCAGAACAAGGCTTATTATCATCCAAAGCAGAGGCATTAAGTACTTCTTGCAGAACTCTTTATAAGCAAATTTATTTGAATCTACATTACCAATTTGTACTCCGGAAACCGAAATATCCTTTGCGCGATGCTTCCAATAAGTAAAAAATAGCGCACATATCAGCATCACTCCCCATATACCGGTCTCAAATGTGAACTTATAATAGAACCACCAAGGTCTTGTGTGATAACCGGTCCAGGCACTTGTCTCTTTTCCAGCAACATTCAGAAGCTCCTGCTTATCAGATAAATACAAATAGAAATACCAGCTGCCTCCAATGACAACGCAAACCAATATCATCATCAGAATTGCAGGCCAAATTTTTATTTTCTTAACTTCAACTGGCTGGACATCAATCACTCCATCAGACACTTTAACATTATCATCTGCACCGCTGCGTTTCAGCTTGCAATTAACAATAAGCACCGCGGCTACAAATGGCAGAAGCAGACCATAATATGAGGTTGGGCCTTTGCTCAAAAAAGAGAGTCCAAAGAAAAGTCCAGCAAGTAACATGTTTCTATATAGGAACTTATAAGAGCTTTTGTTTTCAGAATTATCTTGCTGATTAGCAGCATCATCGTCTGCAGAGACATAATATGTATTCTCAACTATCTTAGGTCCGTCAAAGGAACTGCGCCAGTTAGGTTTAAGATATAATCCCTTGAACAAGAAGTAAATACCGCCCATTGCAAAAGCGTGACAATAAATATCCCAAGTGGCCGTGCGTCCCATAAGTATGACGCTATAACAGGTCAAAAGCACTAAGGATGAGACAAATGCCAACATTCTGTCGCGAGTATAATCACGCCATAAAAGATAAAAAAACAGTATCATCATTGTGGCGGCAAGCCCAGACATTGCCCTCTGAGCCGGCACGCTGTCAGGTGCAACTACCTCTGCCACAGCGGCTAGCCATGTAGGCAGCGGTGGCTTCTCAAAGCGGGGTTCCCCGTTAAGCGTAGTCCTAATCCAATGGCCATCATGCACCATTTCCCTGGCTGTCACAATGTTGCGGCATTCCATGATGTCCGGTTGTATTGCATTGCTATTGACAAAAAACGCAAAGAAAGCAACTACGGCAAGAACAAAAATGTTGAACTTGTCGTAATGAACTCTGGGCTCAAGGAAATTGTTTATGTTGGATTTGAAAATCATTGGATTTGATAATCATTTTGCGTGCGCAAATATACACAATCAGAAAAAGCCCTCAAGAATAGTTTTTACTAAATTTGTGCGTTATGAGCAGGAAAAGAAATAATGAACAAATAATTATACCAAATGTCACATTGGAAGCAGTTGCTGCAGAGGGGAATGCGTTGGCGCACGTGGACGGCAAAGTGCTTTTTGTGCCAAAGTGTATTCCTGGGGACGTTGTAGATGTGCAGCTTACGCGCAAAAGAAAATCTTTCATGCAGGGCTTTGTCGTGAAAATGATTAAGCCATCCCCAATGCGCGTAGAACCTTTCTGTCCGCACTACGGAATTTGCGGGGGCTGTACTTGGCAAGCACTCCCTTATGATAAACAGCTGGAATTCAAGCAACAGCAGGTGGAGGACCAGTTAATAAGGATAGGACATTTGAAGCTCCCGACAGCCCCCGCCCTACCCTCTCAGAAGGGGAGCATAATGCCTATTATAGGTTCTGCTAAAACGCAGTGTTACAGGAACAAACTGGAATATACATTCTCCAACAAGCGTTGGATTCTGGAGGGAGAAGATGTAAATACTTTAAGTGATGTTGAGCGTCTGGCCCTTGGCTTTCACATTCCTCAGATGTTCAGCAAAGTGCTGGATATTAAAGAGTGCAAGCTGCAGCGTGAGCCAAGCAACGCCATAAGATTATTTGTAAAAGCTTATGCCATAGAACATAACATGAGCTTTTTTGATATACGGGAACATACAGGGCTGCTGAGAAATCTGATTATCAGGACATCCAGCACTGGAGAGCTGATGACGATTATTGTTGCCGGAGCATGCAAAAACGACCATACAGCAACCGCCTCTGCCTCAGACAGCTCTTCTTCAGCAGCCGTCTCTGCAACTGGCAGCAATCCAGGCAAGAAGAACCCGCAGCCCCCCACTCTATCATCACAGGAACAATCTGCCCTTGAAGACCTTATGACTGCTACGTGCAAGAAGTTTCCGGAGATTACCTCTATGTATTATGTCCTTAATGACAAAGGGAATGACGCTATTGGTGACACTCCATGCATCCATTTCTCTGGAAAAGAGTTTATTACAGAGGAGATGGAGGGAATCAAGTTTCGCATCGGGCCAAAATCATTCTATCAGACAAATTCAGAACAGGCCTACAAACTTTACAGCGTAGTGCGCCAATTTGCTGACCTTAAAGGAGATGAGATTCTCTATGACTTATATACAGGCACCGGAACAATTGCTCTGTTTTTATCCCGACAGGTTAAGAAAGTTGTTGGTATTGAATATGTTGAAGAAGCCATCGCCGATGCAAAAATAAATGCTCAAGCTAATGGAATAACAAACAGCGCGTTTTATGCCGGCGATATGAAGGATGTTTTAAACGCAGAATTCATAAGGCAAAACGGTCAGCCTCAAATAATTGTATTGGATCCGCCAAGAGCAGGAATTCATCCGTCAGTTGCCCAGGTAATTTTGGACACCGCGCCTGAAAAAATAGTTTATGTTAGCTGCAACCCTGCCAGCCAGGCACGTGATTTACAGATTCTTACAGCAAAGTATGAAATTATTGCAGTTCAGCCTGTGGATATGTTTCCGCATACACAGCACGTGGAGAATGTTGTTAATCTGAGGATTAAGAAGGATTTATAATAAAAGAGGTTTGATATGAGGGTAAATAAAAAATCTATAAAACCGATAAATGCAAATAACGAAAAAGCTATTGGGTATACAGATAACATCTGTGCTCCCGCAACAGCCTCAGGAAGAGGAGCTATCGGGATTATAAGAATGAGCGGTCCTGACGTAATTAAAATTGCGGACAGCATTTTCACGCCTACTACCGATCCTAAACGCAAGCCCCTATCGCTTTTACGCTCAGAGTCTTATGTGATGCGCTACGGCGTTATTTATGAGAGTGCAAAACTTAATAAGAAAGAGTACACTTCACCACTCAAGAACAAGAGTTCTCAACAAAAAGTCAAACAAGTTTTAGATGAAGTACTTGTTACCGTTTTCCGCGCACCTCACTCATACACAGGAGAGAACAGCGTTGAATTTTACTGCCACGCATCACCTTACATAATGAATAAAATCATTATGATGCTTATTGCCGCTGGTGCAAGGATGGCTGAACCCGGAGAATTCACAAAGCGCGCTTTCCTAAACGGAAAGATGGACCTTGCTCAGTCAGAAGCTGTTGCAGACTTGATTGCATCAGAAACTGAAGCGGCTCACAATATTGCAATGCAGCAAATGAGAGGCGGTTATTCAAAGGAGCTAAAGCAAATGAGAGAATCGCTTTTGAACCTAACTTCTTTGATGGAACTTGAGTTGGATTTTGGAGAGGAAGATGTTGAATTCGCCAACCGCAAACACTTTGCGCAACTTCTTAAAGATACCACTGTAAAGGTCTCATCTTTAATAGATTCATTCTCGCTTGGCAATGTGATAAAGAACGGTATTCCGGTTGCAATTGTAGGAGCTGTTAACACAGGAAAAAGCACCCTGCTGAATGCGCTTGTGGGAGAGGAACGTGCAATTGTGTCTGAAATTCAAGGGACAACAAGGGACACAATAGAAGATACCGTGAATATCAACGGAACCGTTTTCAGATTTATTGACACGGCCGGCATACGCAATACCCAGGAAACCATTGAAATAATGGGAATTGAGAGAACCTGGCAAAAGATTAAAGAGGCATCTGTTGTCATCCTTATGCTTGACTGCGGAAGGGAAAATGACTTCAAACAGAGCATTCACTCAATTGCCGGGCGCATAGATACAAAGAGGCAAAAGCTTGTGATTGTGGTTAATAAGTGTGATTTGATAAAGTCAGAAAGTACTATTGTAAAAGAAGTTACCTCTATCTGCAAATCGGAAAAAGTAAAAGCTAAAGTTCTCTGCACAATTCTTAGGCCACAGCAGTCTGAGCATCAAATAAATACAGCTATACAAGGTCTAGCAGAGCTCAAAAAAAATCTGTCGGGAATAGGAAATAAAATCTCACAAAACACGGGTACCCAGACACTTGTCACCAACGCCCGCCACTATCAGGCACTGCTTGCAGCCAAAGAATCTCTAAACAAAGCCGCCGCAGCGTTAAAAGACAAAATCTCCACAGAACTTATAGCTCAGGAAGTTAGAGAAGCAGTTTATCACCTTGGCTCCATTGTTGGCGAGGTCAGCTCACAAGATGTTTTGAACAACATCTTTAAGAATTTTTGCATCGGGAAATAATTGCCGATTAACAACAATCACATTCTATAGTTAAAGTACTCACAATGAGTACTGTTCTTTTTACTGGTCACTCTCGGATAAAACCGTTTGTGACCTTTTTTGCGTCAATTCTCGTACCGCTCTCGTACCGCAGAGAAATTGGGTAGTTCTACACGTCAGTTAAGTAGTGGACGAATTTCACGATGGTTTATCATGATTCATGATGTTTCACGATGAGCGTACTCTACAAAGCGACATAGAGTAGTTATTTAAACCCAAAAAACTGTAGAAATGGCGGCAAGTAAAATTCAAATCAAAAAGATTTGTGAATTTTGTGGCAAAGAATTCATTGCTTACAAAACTTCAACTAGATTTTGCCCCAAGACCTGTAACTGCCGTTCATACAAATTAGAACGCAGGAGAAAGCAGTTTTGTGAAGTTGAAAGAATTATTCAAGAAGAACAAGAAAACAAACCCATCGAAAAATGCCAACACAAAGACTAGCTATCTCCTAGAGAAGCAGCGTTTGTGGTTGGTATTTCAACGCGTCCTATTTATAACCTCATTTATAAAGGTTCTCTCAAAGCGGCACAATTAAGTAGTCGCATAACTCTTATTTAAAGGATTGATACAGAACTTATGCTCGATTGTAATCTTTATCAAAAAAAACACAAAAATGGACATACGCCCATTACAGAATTTTATACCACAGCCGAAGTTGAACAAAAAGTCAATATAGATTTCCTTTGGTATTCAAAGTAGCTAAAGAACAGAATATCCTTAAAGTCTTTCATTAAGAGAAAACACTATAGAGTAAAAAACATTTTGATGCTTACTTCTCGAATAAAGCTCCCGAACAAGCTATTAGCGAATAGTACTCTGTAGTAGAAATTATAGTAAAATATCAGATGACCACTACAGCAGTATATTCACTTGTATCTACATTTCAGATTCCAAAGAAAAAATCAAGAGAAAAGTTTACTACTCAAAAGACCACGTCGATGCCATCAAAAACAAAACAGATCTAAGAGAGCCTAAATATTATACAATACCAGAAGCTATGGCGAAATATAATATGACGCGTGATCAATTGTATCACTATGTAAACTGGCATAACACACCAAAGATTAAGGGAGGAAAATACACAAAGATTTCCAGCAAAGAACTGGAAAAACTGCTTGCGCCACCTCTGATATAGAAGTGGTAATGGTTATTATCATTCTTTATGTGGTTATGTAAGATATAACCATTCATTACGATATTAACCACCTTTCTTTGCGTCACACAATCAAATAAAATCAATAACTATCAAAAAATTCTTATTATGAGTAACAAACACACTTGTACTACCGCATCACTATTAAAAAGGCCAATTCCTGATAGCCTATTATCTTTGTATCTTGACTTTTATCCTGCAATCCGTCGCCATGATAGAATGAAAATGACGAGACGTAAATACTTGGGTACTTGGGTATATATATGCGAAGCCAGCCAACGAGATTCAGCGAAACTTTAATCGCGAGATGTTAGAAAAAGCAGAGGCTATCCGTTGCATGCGTGTGATATCCCAAGTTAATGAAAGATTTAACTTTCTTGAAAAGATCGAGAAGGAAGACGTGAAGAAACAATATCTCACACTCGACGAAGTAAAGCTGCTTTCCAAAACGCCGTGCGACATACTGGTATTGAAGCAGGCTTCGTTATTTTCTTGTTTGACTGGACTACGTATTAGTGATATTCTCAATATAAAATGGGAAGATTTTGAAATTGCGCCAGACATGGGCTATTGCCATCGCATACGAACTCAAAAGACAAAGACCGAGGCAATGCTACCTATAAGCGAGGAGGCATTAGAGCTCTGTGGCGAGAAATCGACAGGCTAAGTATTCAAGGGAATTAAAGCGCTATCCTTTGAAGAAATGGATCAACGCTGCTGGCATTACAAAGCCTATCACCTTCCATGGATTCCGCCACACCTATGCGACCTTCCAGATAGCTTCAGGCACGGACATCTACACCGTTTCAAATATGCTGACCCATCGCAATGTATCAACCACGCAGATATATGCCGATCTTGTTAACGAAAAGAAACGAGAGAGAGTCAACAAGATTTCCTTGAAATAGAATCCATTGACATTGCATTATTCAGGCTTCTTCCTCTAATCAGTGAGCAGTCTGTTTTACTTGTCATATATTCTATGATAAAGTCAAAATGAATATTTTCTTGCCAAAACAGCAATTTTTCAGCCTTATCAAGATTCAGATAAAAGAAAAAACATATCTTTGTGGAGAATATCTGTATCAAGACACAAATATTTTTCATAAGACTATGTATTTTGAAAGAAAACAATACTTACAGCAGCTAACGTCAGCTGAAGGAAACGGGATGATTAAGATCATTACCGGTATTAGACGTTGTGGTAAGTCATACCTACTATTCAACATTTATAAACAGCACCTTCTCTCAAAAGGAGTACCTGCAGACCATATCATAGAGGTAAACCTAGAGGATAGAAGAAATAAGAGACTTCGCAATCCCGACGAACTTCTGGAACATATTGACTCGAAGATGACAGATTTCGATAGGTATTACATCCTTCTAGATGAAATACAGTTGGTCCCAGAGTTTGAAGACGTATTGAATTCATATCTGCATATTGAAAATGCGGAAGTGTTTGTGACTGGCTCAAATGCCAAATTCCTATCAAAGGATGTTATTACAGAATTCCGTGGTCGTGGATGGGAAATTAGGATCCGTCCATTGAGTTTTGCCGAATACTATGACGGAGTCGGTGGGGAGAAACAGGAAACTCTAGAAAAATATTACTTATATGGAGGGTTACCTGCTGTTGCTCAATTAGAGAAACCAGAAGATAAACAGAAATATCTCAAAGATGTTTACGAAACAGTCTATCTCAAAGACGTTTTGCAACGCAATCGTCTTAAAAATGCTGATGGGTTGCGCGAACTTGTTAGAATTTTAGCTTCAACCATGGGTAGCAGTATGAATGCATTAAGAATCTCAAACACATTCAAATCTGTAAGCAATATTGAGATTGGCACAAACACCATAAGCCGTTATCTCGAGTACCTACAAGATTCATTTATTATAAGTGAATCTTTGCGCTATGACGTTAAAGGCAGAAAATACATAGGCACTGAGACTAAATACTATTTTGAGGACCTTGGCATTAGAAATGCGGTTATTGGCTTCCGACAAATTGAATTTAATCACACGATGGAGAATGTAATTTACAACGAATTGTGTAAGATGGGATACAACGTAGACATTGGACTCGTTAAAACATTCAGCCGAGATGATACTGGTAAAATCACTCGCAAGAATCTTGAGATAGACTTTGTTGTGAACCGTCACGATCAGCGTTTATATATTCAGTCTGCCTATCGGATGCCAGATGAAGAGAAACTTGAACAAGAATTGGCATCATTCCGCAACCTGTCGGACGGATTTCGCAAGATCCTCATTGAAGGAGACAGATACATCACTCATTATAACGAGGAAGGAATACTAGTGATGAGTCTATATGACTTCCTTCTAAAAGGTTTAATCGATAACAATTAACGAAACAGTTATAATGATGAAAAATTTTATGGACAATGCAATGCGGATTACTTCTATTCTGACAGCTATCTATCAGGAGTACTCTGTCAATATCTACAAAAACATCAACACCGCAAGGAAGTATGCTGTGGTAGAATTCGAGAAGATTGAGCTCGACTCCTCTTCCCTTCACTCTTCTCGCAAAGCATACACCCCAGAGACAAGGTATGATGCACAGTATTCAACGATAAATGATTTAATCATATGATATTAAGCAAAGTATATATTGCTGGATTTCGCAACTTCAAAGAGGTCACTGTCAATTTCAATGAACATAGTTTAATCATTGGAGCAAATGACGTAGGGAAAACAAACTTAATATATGCATTGAGACTTCTACTTGATCGAGGTTTCTCTGATTATGATTTTGAATTGAAAGA
The window above is part of the Bacteroidales bacterium genome. Proteins encoded here:
- a CDS encoding glycosyltransferase family 39 protein, whose translation is MIFKSNINNFLEPRVHYDKFNIFVLAVVAFFAFFVNSNAIQPDIMECRNIVTAREMVHDGHWIRTTLNGEPRFEKPPLPTWLAAVAEVVAPDSVPAQRAMSGLAATMMILFFYLLWRDYTRDRMLAFVSSLVLLTCYSVILMGRTATWDIYCHAFAMGGIYFLFKGLYLKPNWRSSFDGPKIVENTYYVSADDDAANQQDNSENKSSYKFLYRNMLLAGLFFGLSFLSKGPTSYYGLLLPFVAAVLIVNCKLKRSGADDNVKVSDGVIDVQPVEVKKIKIWPAILMMILVCVVIGGSWYFYLYLSDKQELLNVAGKETSAWTGYHTRPWWFYYKFTFETGIWGVMLICALFFTYWKHRAKDISVSGVQIGNVDSNKFAYKEFCKKYLMPLLWMIISLVLLSAMPEKKKRYLLPLLIPASYLIGYLFIYWQACAKSGLWRAKENVVGRDGEVLSSSKMAWRSGKFFFKFNTILIAAVVAIIPIACYILLYSKGYNIRRPNGKNSYRDIYNICLFSPLH
- the rlmD gene encoding 23S rRNA (uracil(1939)-C(5))-methyltransferase RlmD — protein: MSRKRNNEQIIIPNVTLEAVAAEGNALAHVDGKVLFVPKCIPGDVVDVQLTRKRKSFMQGFVVKMIKPSPMRVEPFCPHYGICGGCTWQALPYDKQLEFKQQQVEDQLIRIGHLKLPTAPALPSQKGSIMPIIGSAKTQCYRNKLEYTFSNKRWILEGEDVNTLSDVERLALGFHIPQMFSKVLDIKECKLQREPSNAIRLFVKAYAIEHNMSFFDIREHTGLLRNLIIRTSSTGELMTIIVAGACKNDHTATASASDSSSSAAVSATGSNPGKKNPQPPTLSSQEQSALEDLMTATCKKFPEITSMYYVLNDKGNDAIGDTPCIHFSGKEFITEEMEGIKFRIGPKSFYQTNSEQAYKLYSVVRQFADLKGDEILYDLYTGTGTIALFLSRQVKKVVGIEYVEEAIADAKINAQANGITNSAFYAGDMKDVLNAEFIRQNGQPQIIVLDPPRAGIHPSVAQVILDTAPEKIVYVSCNPASQARDLQILTAKYEIIAVQPVDMFPHTQHVENVVNLRIKKDL
- the mnmE gene encoding tRNA uridine-5-carboxymethylaminomethyl(34) synthesis GTPase MnmE, translating into MRVNKKSIKPINANNEKAIGYTDNICAPATASGRGAIGIIRMSGPDVIKIADSIFTPTTDPKRKPLSLLRSESYVMRYGVIYESAKLNKKEYTSPLKNKSSQQKVKQVLDEVLVTVFRAPHSYTGENSVEFYCHASPYIMNKIIMMLIAAGARMAEPGEFTKRAFLNGKMDLAQSEAVADLIASETEAAHNIAMQQMRGGYSKELKQMRESLLNLTSLMELELDFGEEDVEFANRKHFAQLLKDTTVKVSSLIDSFSLGNVIKNGIPVAIVGAVNTGKSTLLNALVGEERAIVSEIQGTTRDTIEDTVNINGTVFRFIDTAGIRNTQETIEIMGIERTWQKIKEASVVILMLDCGRENDFKQSIHSIAGRIDTKRQKLVIVVNKCDLIKSESTIVKEVTSICKSEKVKAKVLCTILRPQQSEHQINTAIQGLAELKKNLSGIGNKISQNTGTQTLVTNARHYQALLAAKESLNKAAAALKDKISTELIAQEVREAVYHLGSIVGEVSSQDVLNNIFKNFCIGK
- a CDS encoding ATP-binding protein, with the protein product MYFERKQYLQQLTSAEGNGMIKIITGIRRCGKSYLLFNIYKQHLLSKGVPADHIIEVNLEDRRNKRLRNPDELLEHIDSKMTDFDRYYILLDEIQLVPEFEDVLNSYLHIENAEVFVTGSNAKFLSKDVITEFRGRGWEIRIRPLSFAEYYDGVGGEKQETLEKYYLYGGLPAVAQLEKPEDKQKYLKDVYETVYLKDVLQRNRLKNADGLRELVRILASTMGSSMNALRISNTFKSVSNIEIGTNTISRYLEYLQDSFIISESLRYDVKGRKYIGTETKYYFEDLGIRNAVIGFRQIEFNHTMENVIYNELCKMGYNVDIGLVKTFSRDDTGKITRKNLEIDFVVNRHDQRLYIQSAYRMPDEEKLEQELASFRNLSDGFRKILIEGDRYITHYNEEGILVMSLYDFLLKGLIDNN